One part of the Girardinichthys multiradiatus isolate DD_20200921_A chromosome 10, DD_fGirMul_XY1, whole genome shotgun sequence genome encodes these proteins:
- the LOC124875055 gene encoding gastrula zinc finger protein XlCGF57.1-like: MSEMMKVEAEDPGGLSLEPPIPAASTSELEQKQDSKDLIHQMFMIKVVPHDWSPSLDQEDPEPPHIKEEEEELWISQEEEQLIVKIEDDEKPQFSKLHHIEIEDNRETEAPTSSSAEQMETERAGEDCGEPEPERTPDPVCSTPQTKMASHKRVKTSKLAPTGVHTEDKPFCCHICGKSFKRNAHIKLHMMTHTAEREHSCDLCGKGFKEKSSIQTHMRLHTGEKPFSCDDCGKRFHAKTNLKTHLKVHSVEKPFSCDICGTRFKRKENIKKHMRIHTAEKPFVCSVCNKGFSLQETLKRHMHVHTGEKQFICSVCSKGFSLKHNLKSHMEVHTAPFSCSECSKRFVKEIQLERHIRVHSEERPFGCDVCRSRFYQKCQLENHLRVHSGEKPFVCSICSKGFSQHGDMKRHMGVHKGCN; encoded by the exons ATGTCTGAGATGATGAAGGTTGAAGCAGAAGACCCTGGGGGGCTCAGTTTGGAGCCCCCCATACCTGCAGCATCCACAtcagaactggagcagaaaCAAGACAGCAAAGATCTCA TCCATCAGATGTTCATGATTAAAGTGGTTCCCCATGACTGGAGCCCCAGTTTGGACCAAGAGGATCCAGAGCCCCCCCACAttaaggaggaagaagaagaactgTGGATCAGTCAGGAGGAAGAGCAGCTTATTGTGAAGATTGAAGATGATGAGAAACCTCAGTTTTCAAAGCTTCATCACATCGAAATTGAAGACAACAGAGAGACTGAAGCTCCAACCAGCAGCTCAGCTGAACAGATGGAAACGGAACGTGCTGGAGAGGACTGtggagaaccagaaccagagagGACCCCTGATCCAGTATGTTCTACTCCACAAACTAAGATGGCTTCCCACAAAAGAGTTAAAACATCTAAGTTGGCTCCAACTGGAGTCCACACAGAAGATAAGCCATTTTGCTGCCATATTTGTGGCAAAAGTTTCAAACGTAATGCTCATATAAAATTACATATGATGACTCACACGGCAGAGAGGGAACATAGCTGTGATCTCTGTGGTAAAGGATTTAAAGAAAAGAGTTCTATTCAGACGCATATGAGactccacactggagagaaaccatTTTCCTGCGATGATTGTGGTAAAAGATTTCATGCAAAGACGAACCTTAAAACTCACCTGAAGGTCCATTCAGTAGAGAAACCATTTTCATGTGATATTTGTGGTACAAGAtttaaaagaaaggaaaatataaaaaagcacaTGAGGATCCACACTGCAGAGAAACCATTTGTTTGTAGCGTTTGCAACAAAGGATTTTCACTGCAAGAGACACTAAAGAGACACATGCAtgtccacacaggagagaaacagtttatttgcagTGTTTGTAGTAAAGGGTTTTCATTAAAACATAATCTTAAAAGCCACATGGAAGTTCACACCGCACCGTTTAGTTGCAGTGAGTGTAGTAAACGGTTCGTGAAGGAAATCCAGTTAGAGCGACATATACGAGTCCACTCAGAGGAGCGACCGTTTGGCTGTGATGTCTGTAGAAGCAGATTTTATCAAAAGTGTCAACTGGAGAATCACTTGAGGGTCCATTCAGGAGAGAAACCGTTTGTTTGTAGCATTTGCAGCAAAGGATTTTCACAACATGGAGATATGAAGAGACACATGGGTGTTCACAAGGGCTGTaactaa
- the LOC124875053 gene encoding gastrula zinc finger protein XlCGF57.1-like isoform X1 → MSEIMKVVEEDPSGLSLEPPIPAASTSELEQKQDSKDLILVIKEEVPNGWSSSMEQQDPVLQHVKEEEEELWISQEEEQLAVKSEDEEKPQLSELQQIKAEDNRETEAPTSSSADQKETESDRNSDVECSSKQSKTGVYRRSRRSKLSSRRIAQKGVPAEKWFGCNVCGKRFKCKTSAKLHLMIHSGKREHSCGLCGKAFKDTSSLQTHMRLHTGEKPFSCSDCGRRFHRKTILEGHLKVHSGEKAFSCDVCGMRFKRKETLKKHKRIHTSERPFVCNICSKGFSLQNGLNSHMFVHTGEKLCICSICSKGFSQQEPLKRHMRVHTGEKLFICSVCSKGFSLKHHLKNHMEVHTAPFSCSDCGKCYVKEIQLERHVRVHSEERPFGCDFCKNRFYQKCQLENHIRVHSGEKPFVCDVCSKAFSLIGNMRRHMGIHRAPSIHYFDGT, encoded by the exons ATGTCTGAGATTATGAAGGTTGTGGAAGAAGACCCCAGTGGCCTCAGTTTGGAGCCCCCCATACCTGCAGCATCAACAtcagaactggagcagaaaCAAGACAGCAAAGATCTCA TTTTGGTGATTAAAGAAGAGGTTCCCAATGGCTGGAGCTCCAGTATGGAACAGCAGGACCCTGTTCTCCAACATgtaaaagaggaagaggaggaactaTGGATCAGTCAAGAAGAAGAGCAGCTTGCTGTGAAGAGTGAAGATGAAGAGAAACCTCAGTTATCAGAACTTCAACAAATCAAAGCTGAAGAcaacagagagacagaagcTCCAACCAGCAGTTCAGCTGACCAGAAGGAAACAGAATCTGACAGGAACTCGGATGTAGAGTGTTCTTCAAAACAAAGTAAGACGGGTGTTTACAGACGAAGTAGAAGGTCTAAACTGTCTTCCAGACGTATTGCTCAGAAAGGGGTCCCTGCAGAGAAGTGGTTTGGCTGCAATGTTTGTGGCAAAAGATTCAAATGTAAAACTTCAGCTAAATTACACCTGATGATTCACTCtggaaagagagaacatagctGTGGCCTTTGTGGAAAAGCATTTAAAGATACAAGTTCTCTGCAGACACACATGAGacttcacactggagagaaaccatTTTCTTGCAGTGATTGCGGTAGAAGGTTTCACAGAAAGACGATTCTTGAGGGTCATTTAAAGGTCCATTCAGgagaaaaagctttttcatgTGATGTTTGTGGTATGAGATTTAAAAGAAAGGAAACACTTAAAAAACACAAGAGGATCCACACCTCAGAGAGACcatttgtttgtaacatttgtAGTAAAGGATTTTCACTACAAAATGGTCTAAATAGTCACATGTTTGTACACACGGGAGAGAAGCTGTGTATTTGTAGTATTTGTAGTAAAGGATTTTCACAACAGGAGCCCCTGAAGAGACACATGCGCGTTCATACAGGTGAAAAACTGTTCATCTGCAGTGTTTGTAGTAAAGGATTTTCACTAAAACATCATCTGAAAAACCACATGGAGGTTCACACAGCACCATTCAGCTGTAGCGATTGTGGTAAATGCTATGTGAAGGAAATCCAGTTAGAGCGACACGTGAGAGTCCACTCAGAGGAGCGGCCGTTTGGCTGTGATTTCTGTAAAAACCGATTTTATCAAAAGTGTCAACTTGAGAATCACATCAGAGTCCATTCAGGAGAGAAACCGTTTGTTTGTGATGTTTGCAGCAAAGCATTTTCGTTAATTGGAAATATGAGGAGACACATGGGTATTCACCGGGCTCCATCTATTCATTATTTTGATGGTACATAA
- the LOC124875053 gene encoding oocyte zinc finger protein XlCOF6.1-like isoform X2 produces MEQQDPVLQHVKEEEEELWISQEEEQLAVKSEDEEKPQLSELQQIKAEDNRETEAPTSSSADQKETESDRNSDVECSSKQSKTGVYRRSRRSKLSSRRIAQKGVPAEKWFGCNVCGKRFKCKTSAKLHLMIHSGKREHSCGLCGKAFKDTSSLQTHMRLHTGEKPFSCSDCGRRFHRKTILEGHLKVHSGEKAFSCDVCGMRFKRKETLKKHKRIHTSERPFVCNICSKGFSLQNGLNSHMFVHTGEKLCICSICSKGFSQQEPLKRHMRVHTGEKLFICSVCSKGFSLKHHLKNHMEVHTAPFSCSDCGKCYVKEIQLERHVRVHSEERPFGCDFCKNRFYQKCQLENHIRVHSGEKPFVCDVCSKAFSLIGNMRRHMGIHRAPSIHYFDGT; encoded by the coding sequence ATGGAACAGCAGGACCCTGTTCTCCAACATgtaaaagaggaagaggaggaactaTGGATCAGTCAAGAAGAAGAGCAGCTTGCTGTGAAGAGTGAAGATGAAGAGAAACCTCAGTTATCAGAACTTCAACAAATCAAAGCTGAAGAcaacagagagacagaagcTCCAACCAGCAGTTCAGCTGACCAGAAGGAAACAGAATCTGACAGGAACTCGGATGTAGAGTGTTCTTCAAAACAAAGTAAGACGGGTGTTTACAGACGAAGTAGAAGGTCTAAACTGTCTTCCAGACGTATTGCTCAGAAAGGGGTCCCTGCAGAGAAGTGGTTTGGCTGCAATGTTTGTGGCAAAAGATTCAAATGTAAAACTTCAGCTAAATTACACCTGATGATTCACTCtggaaagagagaacatagctGTGGCCTTTGTGGAAAAGCATTTAAAGATACAAGTTCTCTGCAGACACACATGAGacttcacactggagagaaaccatTTTCTTGCAGTGATTGCGGTAGAAGGTTTCACAGAAAGACGATTCTTGAGGGTCATTTAAAGGTCCATTCAGgagaaaaagctttttcatgTGATGTTTGTGGTATGAGATTTAAAAGAAAGGAAACACTTAAAAAACACAAGAGGATCCACACCTCAGAGAGACcatttgtttgtaacatttgtAGTAAAGGATTTTCACTACAAAATGGTCTAAATAGTCACATGTTTGTACACACGGGAGAGAAGCTGTGTATTTGTAGTATTTGTAGTAAAGGATTTTCACAACAGGAGCCCCTGAAGAGACACATGCGCGTTCATACAGGTGAAAAACTGTTCATCTGCAGTGTTTGTAGTAAAGGATTTTCACTAAAACATCATCTGAAAAACCACATGGAGGTTCACACAGCACCATTCAGCTGTAGCGATTGTGGTAAATGCTATGTGAAGGAAATCCAGTTAGAGCGACACGTGAGAGTCCACTCAGAGGAGCGGCCGTTTGGCTGTGATTTCTGTAAAAACCGATTTTATCAAAAGTGTCAACTTGAGAATCACATCAGAGTCCATTCAGGAGAGAAACCGTTTGTTTGTGATGTTTGCAGCAAAGCATTTTCGTTAATTGGAAATATGAGGAGACACATGGGTATTCACCGGGCTCCATCTATTCATTATTTTGATGGTACATAA
- the LOC124875051 gene encoding gastrula zinc finger protein XlCGF57.1-like, translating into MSEAMKFEAEDPGGLSLVPPIPAASTSELEQEQDRTDLSYQMLVIKKEILPDWTFSLDQQHPEPPHIKEEEEEQWISQEGEQLAVKREEEKPQLSELHQIKTEHREAETSTTGSTEQIETEQDGEDCLDPESETNPDPACSSQESKVTVHKRGKRSKLHSKPTAQVGVHTGENPFGCDICGERFKRKSHVKLHMMTHTENEEHGCDLCGKVFKKKSYLQIHMRLHTGERPFACDDCGRRFHRKTILKNHLAVHSGEKPFSCDVCGTRFKREKSLKNHTWLIHTAKKPFSCTVCSKRFSQEEHLNSHMGVHTGDKQFVCGFCSKGFSLKSNLKTHMRVHTGEKPFICNICCKEFSRQDHLKSHIRVHTGEKQFICGVCNKEFALKQNLKTHMRVHSGEKPFICSICSKGFSQQNRLKSHMSVHTGEKPFVCSVCNKEFSQQRNLKIHMHIHTGEQPFLCSVCGKGFSLQRNLKIHIRVHTGEKPFVCSFCSKGFSRQDYLKSHMRVHTGEKPFVCGVCNKGFTQQQNLKRHMEAHTA; encoded by the coding sequence GCTATCAGATGTTGGTGATTAAAAAAGAGATCCTCCCAGACTGGACCTTCAGTTTGGACCAGCAGCACCCAGAGCCCCCACACAtaaaggaggaagaagaggaacaGTGGATCAGTCAGGAGGGTGAGCAGCTTGCTGTcaagagagaagaagaaaagccTCAGCTATCAGAGCTTCATCAAATCAAAACTgaacacagagaggcagaaactTCAACCACCGGCTCAACTGAACAAATAGAAACAGAACAAGATGGAGAGGACTGTCTAGACCCAGAATCAGAGACGAACCCTGATCCAGCATGTTCTTCTCAAGAGAGTAAGGTGACAGTTCACAAAAGAGGTAAAAGATCTAAACTGCATTCAAaacccacagctcaggttggagtccacacaggagagaaccCGTTTGGCTGTGATATCTGTGGTGAAAGATTCAAACGGAAGTCTCATGTTAAATTACACATGATGACACACACGGAAAATGAAGAGCACGGCTGTGATCTTTGTGgcaaagtgtttaaaaaaaagagttacCTTCAGATCCACATGAGACTCCACACTGGTGAGAGACCATTTGCCTGTGATGACTGTGGTAGAAGGTTTCATAGAAAGACCATTCTTAAAAACCACCTGGCTGTCCATTCAGGAGAAAAACCTTTTTCCTGTGATGTTTGTGGTACACGATTTAAAAGAGAGAAATCTCTTAAAAACCACACGTGGTTAATCCACACTGCAAAGAAACCATTTTCATGTACTGTTTGCAGCAAAAGATTTTCACAAGAAGAACATCTGAACAGTCACATGGGagttcacacaggagacaaacagtttgtgtgtggGTTTTGTAGTAAAGGGTTTTCACTGAAATCAAATCTAAAGACTCACATGCGtgttcacacaggagagaaaccttttATCTGCAATATTTGCTGTAAGGAGTTCTCACGACAAGATCATCTAAAGAGTCACATTCGtgttcacacaggagagaaacagTTTATATGTGGGGTCTGTAATAAAGAGTTTGCGCtaaaacagaatttaaagaCTCACATGCGTGTTCACTCAGGTGAGAAGCCATTCATTTGTAGCATTTGTAGTAAAGGCTTTTCACAGCAGAACCGTCTCAAAAGTCACATGAGtgttcacacaggagagaaaccgTTTGTTTGTAGCGTTTGTAATAAAGAATTTTCACAGCAGCGGAATCTAAAGATTCACATGCATATTCACACAGGGGAGCAACCGTTCCTCTGTAGCGTCTGTGGTAAAGGATTTTCACTGCAAAGGAATCTAAAGATTCACATTCGCGTTCACACAGGGGAGAAGCCATTTGTCTGTAGCTTTTGTAGTAAAGGCTTTTCACGCCAAGATTATTTAAAGAGTCACATGCGTGTTCACACGGGCGAGAAACCATTTGTTTGTGGTGTTTGTAACAAAGGATTTACGCAACAACAAAACCTGAAAAGACATATGGAAGCTCACACTGCATGA